A window of the Salvelinus fontinalis isolate EN_2023a chromosome 14, ASM2944872v1, whole genome shotgun sequence genome harbors these coding sequences:
- the LOC129869295 gene encoding urotensin-2B-like, which yields MDSFVSVNYWLGLLAFLLLQGVVSVEGRSIFNPGNHVYPQRGDTDAQNKILALLLHRSLEPFERSDTLGLEFANKLAELKEIEALKVDLELEREISSNTLAEDESIPRKRAEPCFWKYCV from the exons ATGGACAGTTTTGTCTCTGTGAACTACTGGCTGGGACTGCTAGCTTTTCTGCTTCTACAAGGGGTAGTCAGTGTGGAGGGCAGAAGCATCTTCAACCCTG GAAACCATGTATATCCCCAAAGAGGAGACACAGATGCCCAGAACAAGATTCTAGCATTGTTACTACATAGAAGCTTAGAACCTTTTGAAAGAAGTGACACTTTAG GTTTAGAGTTTGCCAACAAGCTAGCGGAGCTGAAGGAG ATAGAGGCTTTGAAGGTGGACTTAGAGCTGGAAAGGGAGATCTCATCAAACACACTAGCAGAGGACGAGTCCATACCGAGGAAAAGGGCTGAGC CCTGTTTCTGGAAGTACTGTGTATGA
- the LOC129811059 gene encoding platelet glycoprotein V, with protein sequence MWSVLLFLLVQPLLTDSMVCPSSCMCNLEGAVKCVGNIRDVPKGMPTNMYLLQLNGTNMKVLNEQSLAMLPLMLRLGISHSPLDTIHPEAFHVAPQLLSIKLSSNALSSLPSRVFSRLVSLEQLHLDDNRLASIAPVLFEGLANLHELDVSNNAIAHLAPNVFHGLSSLRYLNLGRNSLQQLPPTLFHSLTRLQFLMLYNNKLERLEVGAFDELANLLELKLHNNQIAHIPPEVFWALGNLMTLTMSSNQLQGVPNESFYHLPKLTKLTIYKNPLLSLPNKLMGQMPGMKEFYLYATNLSTVPWSLFANMSGMERLSLHLNNKLRELPPDLFCCLPNLQKLSLKSNDIQDLHPDIFSKLANMNTLLLNDNKLRSLSEDIFKGNPSLASIELKNNQLRTLPGEVFSTAGGLRVVTLSGNPWDCRCGIRDIARWIKLNEGMVSDLTDVICRNPYPLLLRPLGSLLDEEFKCDVTTPSSSRTTRSSIELIHVVSTTALEEQEAVEFTPTTTAPEAPSTRQTENPTESVRFTTPGLRRTTAATPTADVLDILEDDYIFKPMGTESLPVHFLSPPFHDKLVFENGLEFVHNIRLKGWVYLWTLPPNGAYVGFLMALHILLVATGVALILAAMYGMYRLHQATEDLGAILTNRKHTIISERKQKDPDEL encoded by the coding sequence ATGTGGAGCGTATTACTCTTTCTCTTGGTCCAGCCTTTGCTCACCGACAGCATGGTCTGCCCTAGCAGCTGCATGTGCAACCTAGAGGGGGCCGTCAAATGTGTGGGCAACATCAGGGACGTGCCCAAAGGCATGCCCACCAACATGTACCTACTTCAGCTGAATGGCACCAACATGAAGGTTCTGAACGAACAGAGTCTGGCCATGTTGCCCCTTATGCTGCGTTTAGGCATCAGCCACAGCCCTCTGGACACCATCCACCCTGAGGCCTTCCATGTGGCCCCGCAGCTCCTCTCGATCAAGCTGTCATCCAACGCCCTCTCCAGCCTCCCTTCCCGGGTGTTCAGCCGCTTGGTCAGCCTGGAGCAGCTGCATCTGGATGACAATCGTCTGGCGTCCATCGCTCCCGTGTTGTTTGAGGGTCTGGCCAACCTGCACGAACTGGACGTCAGTAACAACGCCATCGCTCACCTCGCCCCCAATGTTTTCCACGGACTGAGTAGCCTGCGCTATCTCAACTTGGGGAGAAACTCCCTGCAGCAGCTGCCCCCCACCTTGTTCCACTCATTGACGCGGTTGCAGTTCCTCATGCTCTACAACAACAAGCTAGAGCGGCTGGAGGTAGGCGCCTTCGATGAGCTGGCCAACCTCCTGGAGCTCAAACTGCACAACAACCAGATCGCCCACATCCCCCCCGAGGTGTTCTGGGCCCTAGGCAACCTCATGACCCTCACCATGTCCTCCAACCAGCTCCAGGGCGTCCCGAATGAAAGCTTCTACCACCTTCCCAAACTCACCAAGCTCACCATCTACAAAAACCCTCTGCTGTCACTGCCTAATAAGTTGATGGGCCAAATGCCCGGGATGAAGGAATTCTACCTGTATGCCACCAACCTCAGCACCGTGCCCTGGAGCCTGTTTGCCAACATGAGCGGGATGGAGAGGCTCTCCCTGCACCTCAACAACAAGCTGAGGGagctgccccctgacctcttttGCTGCCTGCCCAACCTCCAGAAGCTTTCCCTCAAGTCCAACGACATCCAGGATCTACATCCAGATATCTTCTCCAAGCTGGCCAATATGAACACTCTGCTCCTGAATGACAACAAACTCCGCTCCCTTTCTGAGGACATATTTAAGGGCAACCCCAGTTTGGCCAGCATCGAGCTGAAGAACAACCAGCTGCGGACCCTTCCGGGGGAGGTCTTCTCTACTGCAGGGGGTTTAAGGGTTGTTACTCTGAGTGGCAACCCATGGGACTGCAGGTGTGGCATCAGAGACATTGCAAGATGGATAAAGCTTAATGAAGGCATGGTTAGTGATCTGACGGATGTGATATGTCGTAATCCGTACCCTCTACTTCTCCGCCCACTTGGTTCCCTACTCGACGAAGAGTTTAAGTGTGACGTTACCACACCCTCGAGCAGCCGCACCACCCGCTCTTCGATTGAACTCATCCATGTCGTTTCCACTACAGCTCTTGAGGAGCAAGAGGCTGTAGAATTCACACCCACAACTACTGCACCCGAGGCTCCATCAACCCGACAAACAGAAAATCCTACCGAGAGTGTCAGGTTCACCACACCTGGGTTGAGGCGCACAACAGCTGCTACACCGACCGCCGACGTTCTCGACATTCTTGAAGACGACTATATATTCAAGCCTATGGGCACTGAATCGCTCCCCGTCCATTTCCTATCCCCGCCCTTTCACGACAAGCTGGTGTTTGAGAACGGGCTCGAGTTTGTGCACAACATCCGCCTGAAGGGCTGGGTTTACCTGTGGACGCTGCCACCCAATGGGGCTTACGTTGGGTTCCTCATGGCTCTCCATATCCTTCTAGTGGCCACAGGCGTGGCCCTGATTCTGGCTGCCATGTACGGGATGTACCGTCTCCACCAGGCCACGGAAGACCTAGGAGCAATACTCACAAACAGGAAACACACCATCATATCAGAGAGGAAGCAGAAAGACCCAGATGAACTGTAG